In Lineus longissimus chromosome 5, tnLinLong1.2, whole genome shotgun sequence, the genomic stretch CGTACAGGCGCAGCGGGATGGAGCAAACGACGTATGCGCTGCTGACTAGTATGAGCATGCGTGTTAGATGACTTGTTTCCTGTTTCCGTTTTGCGTCGCTGGGAGCAGATGAACCAGTCAtctgtttgtgtttgtgtgatGCTCGTTTGACTGTGATTATGATCCAGATATTCATAAACATGATGACTGCAAATGGTATGAGAGTCCCGAAGAACAGCTGGAACATTGAGCCAAACATCTCCAGGGCTGGATTGCCCTTTACATCCGGCTGGACTGATTCAACACCTTAAAAAGAGCAATCCAAGCACGTGGCCTGCCATGGTCAGAAGTCAACATTTCAATTCGTCCCAGGGTCACCAACATTCTACTCCCATGAGTACAAGTAGCAAGCTATTGCTGTCGACGTTGCTCTCAACAGTCGTAGAAAGCGCTTTCCTATCATTGACTATGCCGTTAGTGAGGTCCATTCAGTGACAAGATtatttcccggacattctatcgtACGGTAGGACAATTAACTTTTTTGACAACGACATGACCCGTGGAAGACGTTTGAAATATGTTGTGCTTTGATTAAAGCACAAGAGGCATATGCATGATGACTATGATCTCCTGGCCTCGCCATATACCCTGGATTATTGTGTCTAAGAGGTAAAGGGAGAGGGTCAGGAGATGAACAACATGCCTGGGCAAGCTTCCTGGATAAAGGCCAGTAAGTTAAAAGTGAATGATGAGTTAAAATATAAACAGTGCAATAAAAGTCTGCTAACGTTTGTACCCTGTTTCAACATACTTACCAGTGCTTTCATCAAAGTTGTATTTATATACAAAGAGAACGTTAGAGTTGAGACCAAAAATTAGCACGAGGGTCATGAACACTGTGACCTTGGCTCTTGCCGTTGTGCAGATTCGTCCTGCCGCCATTGGGAATCTGACAACAATCAGACGATCCACCGACATCTCCATAAGAAAGAACCCGGATGAAATGGCAAACGAGTACTCCAGGTACCAAATAACCCTGAAAATGTATTTTGTTATAGTGGCTGATGAAAGAAATTAATGGTAGTGCCTTCAAAAACGCCGCCCGAGAAAGGATTCGGCGAGTCTCATGTCTTATTCCGGTGAGCCCTTGCTCCCCCCGCCAGCTAAGCCCATGCCCATTACACGAGGGCAACTAAGATATGGAGGCGAATCAAGCTCTTCAGTTGGTGACTGGTCCAGACCATAACCTATCGGGAAAGGTCGGTCACGAACGAGTCACAAACGCATCGGCAACAGCTGATTATTTCCAACAACTGTGATTTCCGAACCTGCGATGGTGACTTACTCCAAAAACTTTCCGATGTTGCCACCAAGAAAATTCCTCACCGGATCAGACTCGAAGACAACGGCAATGGTATCGCCCGTCAAGAAAGTCATGGTGTCCACCACTGCCAGTGCCGCCATGTATACGGATGTTGATATCCTCCTGTTGTCACTACGCATGGTAATCAGGAATGACATAATATTCCCCGGAAGGCCTATAACGGTGGCGACGTAGTATAAGTAATTCAGGGCAATCCAGTAGATCGTCTCCAACAGCTGCACCTCCCCAGATTTGGTCGTGCAGGGGACACCAGTCGTTACAGAATTATTCATAATTAATCCAAAATGAAGCTTCGCCCCACTATATCAACAGCAAATGGTCATGTACGGTATTCAAATGCGGACTAACTGATTCACGAAACGCCGAATGGAGAATTTCCCATTCAGTAAATTTCATACTATCCTGACGCACTTTTACGGCAAAAAAAAGTTGTTTTAAACTGCTATCTGTTATGTGATATATTGATGATATAGGTGGGTATGATCACCGCACGTTGTCAGACCGTTTTATAACGACACACCTTGTACGTGACAGTAACTTGACCAACAAGCTATATTTGTATTAAATCTAAATGCAGCGATTCCCTGGTTTGCTGATTTCTATAAATAATGGATTATCCATTTCTAAAGACCTATCATATTTATATTTGATGTATTTCAAACACATAAAAACTTGAACTGCAGTGGAAAAGTTACGTTTAACACGAAGTAGATTTTCCAATATGTTCAAGTTTGAGTTAAATCTCACTGATTTGATCAATCACAATGAATGACCAACACTAAGGACCACAATGGCATGAACTCAAAATGATGACATTGTGAGTTGTGGGAATGCTGAAGTCACTATCAACCATGGTATTGTTCGTGATCTCATCCAACATCCCATCCTGATTTATTCTCAAAGGTGTGCGAATATCGATTTACCGTACATGCTGTAATAACCCTTCAAACCACCCCCATCATGCATATTAATACCGGCACGGCAATTGTAATGCATATCAGCTGGAAGCCTTTATTACATGTTGAACAATTTAGCCAAAAACGGGAACACTTTTCCGGTTGTTCCAAGTCAGTTTATCTCTTGGCTCAATTTCGAAAGGAATTTTTGCTGAGACCACCTCGCCAGGTTTTGTAGCTGGATTGCCAGGAATGTGTCCGATCCGCAAGACCACCTCGACAGGTTTTGTAGCTGGATTGCCAGGAATGTGTCCGATCCGCAAGACTACCTCAACAGGTCTTGCAGCTGGATTGCCAGGAATGTGTCCGATCCGCAAGACCACCTCGTCAGGTTTTGTAGCTGGATTGCCAGGAATGTGTCCGATCCGCAAGACCACCTCGACAGGTTTTGTAGCTGGATTGCCAGGAATGTGTCCGATCCGCAAGACTACCTCAACAGGTCTTGCAGCTGGATTGCCCGGAATGTGTCCGATCCGCAAGACCACCTCGACAGGTTTTGTAGCTGGATTGCCAGGAATGTGTCCGATCCGCAAGACTACCTCAACAGGTCTTGCAGCTGGATTGCCAGGAATGTGTCCGATCCGCAAGACCACCTCGACAGGTTTTGTAGCTGGATTGCCAGGAATGTGTCCGATCCGCAAGACCACCTCGACAGGTTTTGTAGCTGGATTGTCAGGAATGTGTCCGATCCGCAAGACCACCTCAACAGGTCTTGCAGCTGGATTGCCAGGAATGTGTCCGATCCGCAAGACCACATCGACAGGTTTTCTAGCCGAAGTAGAAATTTGAGTTGGCCTCTCCTAAGCAAAGTATCGTAATGGCAGATTATCTTcataaatatcttgaatataAAAGGGCTGAAAGAACATATCAGTTAGGAGAGTGATTATGGCAAGCGCAGCTGCGCTATTTCATTTCGGCACTTGGAATAATGATTTGGGCCTGCTGTTATAAAACTCCCCACCTATGTTTTGCAACACACTACCAAATTTTACCCTTAAACCGAATATACCAACGACAAAGTAAGCATCTACAAAGACAGCTAAGACAATTCCCGGGGTAAGTATCATTTAATGGATTCTCTTTTTCGACTTTCCAAACTGTGTATGGCGCCCAGAAATGTAGCCACGCCAGAAAACGACTGCTAGGAATTTATTTCTGTACTGGAACATATATGATTCTCACGCCAGGTATAAATATAGACGCAAGAAACCTCCACAAT encodes the following:
- the LOC135487725 gene encoding G-protein coupled receptor 183-like; amino-acid sequence: MNNSVTTGVPCTTKSGEVQLLETIYWIALNYLYYVATVIGLPGNIMSFLITMRSDNRRISTSVYMAALAVVDTMTFLTGDTIAVVFESDPVRNFLGGNIGKFLEVIWYLEYSFAISSGFFLMEMSVDRLIVVRFPMAAGRICTTARAKVTVFMTLVLIFGLNSNVLFVYKYNFDESTGVESVQPDVKGNPALEMFGSMFQLFFGTLIPFAVIMFMNIWIIITVKRASHKHKQMTGSSAPSDAKRKQETSHLTRMLILVSSAYVVCSIPLRLYEMLFDLPALKEIWDFGQVVWFMRYKVGYIILADIWILNFGVNFYLYCIGGKKFRNDAVNILKVCFMCKEKKHDDISACTQSVKRNT